One segment of Rhodopirellula baltica SH 1 DNA contains the following:
- a CDS encoding type 2 periplasmic-binding domain-containing protein — MNAFCRIIGVPAHSSVAHKESLTSMKRSVSVITSGCFFLVCFGLLGRPGYVHSQDASNGSGEEADAKPTAFGLFELQSIVNDTKLSDEIGLSPEQRKTILVAMQKYRDASMKGLRAKPGERISSEEMKELMDTAVRDAKEVLSKDQQSKLTEHIAKKRAELAAQPRARSYSPEQFQEMSKLRQIQTELMRLSFDTELADKLGLTAEQRVELSEVQRKYRSASEELRNGEERLDIGRRNEVLQEVVMSSQTILTPEQSEKLSLKIRIERLRRKHGDEFAMINGLAEDFGLDEKAQAKLSEKIEEVRKDYYDDWMELKKKSMKSIISELPRKHREEVEAAVRDFVEEDPRDKMNRFRFVAPTPAKK, encoded by the coding sequence GTGAATGCATTCTGCCGGATCATTGGGGTGCCGGCTCATTCCTCTGTTGCTCACAAGGAAAGTTTGACTTCAATGAAACGCTCTGTATCGGTGATTACTTCAGGTTGTTTCTTTCTCGTTTGTTTTGGCCTTTTGGGGCGTCCAGGCTACGTCCATTCTCAAGATGCTTCGAATGGATCGGGGGAAGAAGCGGATGCAAAGCCGACGGCATTTGGACTTTTTGAACTTCAGTCGATCGTCAATGACACAAAGCTCTCCGATGAGATTGGTTTGTCACCTGAGCAACGGAAGACGATTCTGGTTGCGATGCAGAAGTATCGCGATGCGTCGATGAAAGGGTTGCGGGCAAAGCCGGGCGAACGTATCTCAAGTGAGGAAATGAAGGAGCTGATGGACACGGCGGTTCGTGACGCCAAAGAAGTACTCAGCAAGGATCAGCAATCAAAGCTAACCGAACACATTGCGAAGAAGCGGGCCGAGCTAGCTGCCCAACCTCGCGCTCGAAGCTATTCCCCCGAGCAATTCCAGGAGATGAGCAAGCTCAGGCAGATCCAGACGGAGCTGATGCGTCTGTCTTTTGACACGGAACTTGCAGACAAGTTGGGGCTGACCGCCGAGCAGCGGGTGGAGTTGAGCGAAGTGCAAAGGAAATATCGAAGTGCCTCCGAAGAGCTGCGGAACGGCGAAGAGAGACTTGACATTGGGCGGCGAAATGAAGTTTTGCAGGAAGTGGTGATGAGCTCACAGACCATCCTCACGCCGGAGCAATCGGAGAAGCTGTCATTGAAGATCAGAATTGAGCGATTGAGACGCAAGCACGGCGACGAGTTTGCGATGATCAATGGATTGGCGGAAGACTTCGGTTTGGATGAAAAGGCTCAAGCAAAACTCAGCGAGAAGATCGAAGAGGTTCGGAAGGACTACTATGACGACTGGATGGAGCTGAAGAAGAAATCGATGAAGTCGATTATCAGTGAGTTGCCACGCAAACATCGTGAAGAAGTCGAGGCAGCGGTCCGCGACTTCGTTGAAGAGGATCCGCGTGACAAGATGAACCGTTTTCG
- a CDS encoding 5-formyltetrahydrofolate cyclo-ligase, which translates to MTSDDESLVARKQGIRAAAQAARREQADKGGLSQLIVNAITQLPVYQEAECVMWYIDVRSEVRTRHALPLAIDSGKRIVVPFCLDGELELFRLESMDELAEGMYEILEPREELRDLVPNRVRSSDLDVVLVPGVAFDRHGGRVGHGKGYYDKLLGNVRSDTRLIGLAFECQMVGAVPVQAHDIRMDMVVTEDHVYPGIGRRS; encoded by the coding sequence ATGACCTCAGATGACGAATCGCTGGTTGCGCGCAAGCAGGGCATTCGTGCGGCGGCACAAGCGGCACGGCGAGAGCAAGCGGACAAGGGCGGTCTGAGCCAGCTCATTGTAAACGCCATCACGCAGTTGCCGGTCTATCAAGAGGCTGAGTGCGTGATGTGGTACATCGACGTTCGGTCCGAAGTGAGAACTCGGCACGCATTGCCATTGGCCATCGATAGCGGCAAAAGGATTGTTGTGCCTTTCTGTTTGGACGGCGAATTGGAGCTGTTTCGTCTGGAGTCAATGGATGAGCTTGCCGAAGGCATGTACGAAATCCTCGAGCCCCGTGAAGAATTGCGAGACCTCGTCCCTAACCGTGTTCGCTCAAGCGATCTAGATGTTGTCTTGGTCCCTGGCGTTGCGTTTGATCGTCATGGAGGTCGTGTTGGGCACGGCAAGGGTTACTACGACAAACTTCTTGGTAACGTCCGATCGGATACCCGTTTGATTGGGTTGGCATTTGAATGCCAGATGGTCGGTGCGGTTCCCGTTCAAGCCCATGACATTCGCATGGACATGGTTGTCACTGAAGACCATGTGTATCCCGGCATAGGACGACGTTCGTAG
- a CDS encoding rhamnulokinase → MAIVAECRRFFAAFFDFACGPTFFSPPSNLCPFKLSQGANMSAAEPSSSEVQFSGPVHLAVDLGASSGRVIAGGVNDGRLELVETGRFVNRPLKVQDAMLWNHLQLWQDIQDGLRDASLRAQSSWSGANIASVGVDTWGVSFGFVDRHDQIAGPVWHYRDARHRGMAEKICEIVPKDTIFQETGMQFMDINSLCQLIAAKQNGDSVFETAESFLMMGDLFHWLLSGERSVEASNASTTQLLNPATQSWSTKLLDGFGLPPSWFAEPSPAGTTIGNVQPSVATDTGLHDVPVILPATHDTASAVLAVPAEGFAPASPDWCYISSGTWSLMGVEIPQPNVSPLCSELNFTNEGGVRGSTRLLQNIGGLWIYQQIRAALDRQGNAPSWAEMTQAAAGAEPFALLVNPDDPALVAPDNMIDAICGLAGRTGQRVPTDNGVLFRGALEGLALRYRMCLQHLEALTESHIKTIHIVGGGSLNALLCQMTADACGRRVVAGPVEATAIGNILMQMIGSGSLHSIDEARQLVRHSFPTQTYEPQQTDRWDEPAAKFATFFE, encoded by the coding sequence ATGGCGATCGTTGCGGAATGCAGGCGTTTTTTCGCCGCGTTTTTCGATTTCGCATGCGGCCCCACGTTCTTTTCACCGCCGTCCAATCTTTGCCCGTTCAAGCTTTCCCAAGGAGCCAACATGTCAGCCGCTGAGCCATCCTCCAGTGAAGTTCAGTTCTCCGGTCCTGTTCATTTGGCGGTCGATCTCGGGGCGTCCAGCGGTCGCGTGATTGCCGGCGGAGTGAATGACGGGCGATTGGAGCTGGTGGAGACTGGGCGGTTTGTGAACCGTCCCCTGAAGGTTCAGGATGCGATGCTCTGGAACCACCTGCAATTGTGGCAGGACATCCAGGATGGTTTGCGAGACGCCTCGCTGAGGGCCCAGTCCAGTTGGTCGGGGGCCAACATTGCGTCGGTTGGCGTGGATACTTGGGGGGTCAGCTTTGGCTTTGTCGATCGTCACGATCAAATTGCCGGACCGGTTTGGCATTACCGCGACGCTCGGCACCGCGGCATGGCCGAAAAGATTTGTGAGATTGTTCCTAAGGACACGATCTTTCAAGAAACCGGCATGCAGTTCATGGACATCAACTCGCTTTGCCAGTTGATCGCCGCGAAGCAGAACGGAGATTCTGTTTTCGAAACCGCCGAGTCATTTCTGATGATGGGGGACCTGTTCCACTGGTTGCTGTCAGGGGAACGGTCGGTTGAAGCCAGTAACGCATCGACCACTCAGTTGCTCAATCCGGCCACGCAAAGTTGGTCGACTAAGTTGCTCGATGGATTCGGACTGCCTCCCAGTTGGTTCGCTGAGCCTTCGCCTGCGGGGACGACGATCGGTAACGTTCAGCCCAGCGTGGCGACGGACACCGGGCTGCACGACGTTCCGGTGATTTTGCCAGCAACTCACGACACGGCGTCGGCGGTGTTGGCCGTTCCTGCTGAAGGTTTTGCTCCGGCGTCGCCTGATTGGTGCTACATCAGTTCGGGGACTTGGTCGTTGATGGGCGTTGAGATCCCACAGCCAAACGTGTCGCCGCTGTGTTCCGAATTGAACTTCACCAACGAAGGCGGAGTCCGAGGAAGCACCCGACTGTTGCAGAACATTGGCGGACTCTGGATTTACCAGCAAATCCGCGCGGCTCTTGATCGTCAGGGCAATGCGCCGAGTTGGGCGGAGATGACTCAGGCCGCCGCTGGTGCCGAGCCGTTTGCGTTGTTGGTCAATCCGGACGATCCCGCTCTTGTTGCACCGGACAACATGATCGATGCCATTTGCGGGTTGGCTGGTCGGACGGGACAAAGGGTTCCGACAGACAACGGGGTTTTGTTTCGGGGAGCCTTGGAAGGTCTCGCGCTTCGGTACCGAATGTGTCTGCAACATCTGGAGGCGTTGACCGAATCGCACATCAAGACGATTCACATTGTTGGTGGTGGTTCGCTCAATGCATTGCTGTGCCAGATGACAGCTGACGCTTGCGGACGCCGAGTCGTCGCCGGCCCCGTTGAAGCGACCGCGATCGGAAACATTTTGATGCAGATGATCGGAAGCGGTTCGTTGCATTCGATTGACGAAGCTCGTCAGTTGGTTCGCCACAGTTTCCCAACCCAGACCTATGAACCTCAGCAGACGGACCGCTGGGATGAACCCGCCGCAAAGTTTGCGACTTTCTTCGAGTGA